From the Exiguobacterium aurantiacum genome, one window contains:
- a CDS encoding diacylglycerol/lipid kinase family protein produces MRAMIISNPKSGASETMLGEVVGTIESLYDEILIRKTLGQGDAARFAEESVAYEHLIVIGGDGTLHEVVNGLMALPKDERPTVGLVPGGTCNDFARALALPVEPIEAARLFKMSHVQPVDVMRVNGRYGLNFIGIGLIADASRQIDPLQKESLGSIGYFLATIRQFRELDPFDVRVEQDGEVVHDGPVSFLYVGNGAYLGTVPTKLPTQSFTDGLVEVVHSSAIGFPMIRQLLTQQLGLEQSSPEWVHLQMSQLTVHLSESQIIDVDGEHFEAERLDIDVLPSELSFLVPSH; encoded by the coding sequence ATGAGAGCGATGATTATTTCGAACCCGAAATCCGGTGCAAGTGAAACGATGCTCGGGGAGGTCGTCGGGACGATCGAATCCCTGTATGACGAGATTCTGATTCGGAAGACGCTCGGACAAGGAGACGCCGCCCGCTTTGCCGAAGAGAGTGTGGCTTACGAGCACTTGATTGTCATCGGCGGGGACGGCACCCTACATGAGGTCGTCAACGGCCTCATGGCACTTCCGAAAGATGAGCGGCCGACGGTCGGTCTCGTCCCGGGCGGCACGTGCAACGATTTTGCCCGTGCCCTCGCTTTACCGGTCGAACCGATTGAAGCGGCCCGGTTATTTAAGATGAGTCATGTGCAACCGGTCGACGTGATGCGAGTCAATGGCCGTTACGGCCTTAACTTTATCGGGATCGGCCTCATCGCCGATGCGTCGCGACAAATCGATCCGCTTCAAAAAGAATCACTTGGCTCAATCGGTTACTTTTTAGCGACGATTCGTCAATTCAGGGAACTCGACCCGTTCGACGTCCGCGTCGAACAGGACGGAGAAGTCGTCCACGATGGCCCGGTCAGCTTTCTATACGTCGGAAACGGGGCATATTTAGGGACGGTACCGACAAAGCTACCGACCCAGTCGTTCACCGACGGACTCGTCGAAGTCGTTCACAGCTCGGCTATCGGCTTCCCCATGATTCGTCAACTGTTGACCCAGCAGCTCGGGCTCGAACAGTCGTCCCCGGAATGGGTGCATTTGCAGATGTCGCAACTGACCGTCCATTTGAGTGAATCTCAAATCATCGACGTCGATGGGGAACACTTCGAGGCGGAACGGTTGGACATCGATGTCCTGCCGAGCGAGTTGTCATTTCTCGTTCCATCACACTAA
- a CDS encoding deoxycytidylate deaminase, with product MEKQRLWDETWLQFADMMAVRHSKCASKSVACVIVKDEKPISIGLNGTPPGHTNCNEIFLKREDGFYKRDEYVSADAVELLEVPVSIIHNGVTFIKCSDPYDHHNWSKQHEIHAEINAIGKLAADSTNAFGATAYVTHSPCHACSLALIASRVARVVYAVGYEHGDGLDLMRESGIDVVHMPLEKSFKNTL from the coding sequence ATGGAAAAACAACGACTATGGGATGAGACGTGGTTACAGTTTGCCGACATGATGGCGGTACGTCATTCAAAATGCGCCTCGAAAAGTGTCGCATGCGTCATCGTCAAAGACGAGAAGCCAATCTCGATCGGGCTGAACGGGACGCCTCCCGGGCATACGAACTGTAACGAAATCTTTTTAAAGCGGGAAGACGGCTTTTATAAACGGGACGAGTACGTTTCGGCGGATGCGGTCGAATTGCTCGAGGTACCGGTTTCGATCATCCACAACGGTGTGACATTTATTAAATGTTCGGACCCATACGACCACCACAACTGGTCAAAGCAACATGAAATCCACGCCGAAATCAATGCGATCGGAAAGCTCGCTGCGGATTCGACGAACGCGTTCGGTGCGACGGCGTACGTGACCCATTCACCGTGCCACGCCTGTTCGCTTGCCTTGATCGCATCACGTGTGGCCCGTGTCGTCTATGCGGTCGGCTATGAGCATGGAGACGGCCTCGATTTGATGCGTGAGAGCGGGATTGACGTGGTACATATGCCGCTTGAAAAAAGTTTCAAAAACACATTGTAA
- the hisG gene encoding ATP phosphoribosyltransferase — protein sequence MKVAIAKGRIEKAARDYFEQVGLTVWPEKRGRELTVEIDGHEFIFVKGDDVYKYVMHGAADVGVVGGDVLREKTPGVLEVVDLPFGRCRMAVCGPKERKNGTKKLKVASKYPNIAISHFASKRQNVEVIALNGSVELAPLTGLADCIVDIVETGATLRANDLEEYETIFTVNAKFIMSEAALANNPDELKAWIRRLSKEEAK from the coding sequence ATGAAGGTGGCCATCGCGAAAGGGCGCATTGAAAAAGCGGCCCGTGACTATTTCGAACAAGTCGGACTGACCGTCTGGCCGGAAAAACGAGGACGTGAATTGACGGTCGAAATCGACGGGCATGAGTTCATCTTCGTCAAAGGGGATGACGTCTATAAATACGTCATGCACGGCGCGGCAGACGTTGGCGTCGTCGGTGGCGATGTCTTGCGAGAGAAGACGCCGGGCGTCCTTGAAGTCGTCGACTTGCCGTTCGGCCGTTGCCGCATGGCGGTCTGTGGACCGAAAGAACGGAAGAATGGGACGAAGAAACTGAAAGTTGCGAGTAAGTACCCAAATATCGCCATCTCTCACTTCGCCTCGAAACGGCAGAACGTCGAAGTGATCGCCTTGAACGGATCGGTCGAACTCGCACCGCTCACGGGACTCGCCGATTGCATCGTCGATATCGTCGAGACGGGGGCGACGCTCCGCGCGAACGACCTCGAAGAATACGAGACGATCTTCACGGTGAACGCCAAGTTCATTATGAGTGAGGCGGCGCTCGCCAACAATCCTGATGAATTGAAGGCGTGGATTCGTCGCTTGAGCAAGGAGGAAGCGAAATGA
- the hisB gene encoding imidazoleglycerol-phosphate dehydratase HisB, whose protein sequence is MRTAETKRETKETNIELKLDLNGTGQSDVKTGVGFFDHMLTLFAFHSQIDLTAHVEGDTWVDAHHTVEDVGIALGQMINQALGDKIGIRRYGTSYLPMDETLARAVVDVSGRPFLVYRADIKNPKLGDFDTELAEEFFRAVAMNARLTLHLEVLYGSNSHHMIEGLFKAFGRALAEAIGQDGSNRLPSTKGRIEG, encoded by the coding sequence TTGAGAACAGCTGAGACGAAACGAGAGACGAAAGAAACGAACATCGAACTTAAACTCGATTTGAACGGGACGGGACAAAGTGACGTCAAAACAGGCGTCGGCTTCTTTGACCACATGCTGACCCTGTTCGCATTCCATAGTCAAATCGATTTGACGGCCCATGTCGAAGGGGACACGTGGGTCGACGCACACCATACGGTCGAAGACGTCGGGATCGCCCTCGGGCAAATGATCAATCAAGCGCTCGGCGACAAAATCGGCATCCGCCGTTACGGAACGAGTTATTTACCGATGGACGAGACGCTCGCGCGTGCCGTCGTCGACGTGTCCGGCCGTCCGTTCCTCGTCTACCGGGCCGATATCAAAAATCCGAAACTCGGGGACTTTGATACCGAGCTCGCCGAAGAGTTTTTCCGGGCCGTGGCGATGAACGCCCGCTTGACGCTGCATCTTGAGGTGCTCTACGGGTCGAACTCGCACCATATGATTGAAGGGCTGTTCAAAGCATTCGGTCGCGCCCTTGCCGAAGCAATCGGGCAAGACGGATCGAATCGACTCCCGTCGACGAAAGGACGGATCGAAGGATGA
- a CDS encoding pyridoxal phosphate-dependent aminotransferase, with product MRLNYETIPRYVPHAVKGHALNQNESQYALPERLKTAIRELPLDLSHYPVDELTALKQSYAAYAGVSPQQLMVGSGSDELLAILCQAILDAEDVVAAPIPDFSMYGIYTHIARGNFVQPDADGLSIGSLLETIEAERPKLVLVSNPNNPTGKMWSLDELETIARRVPYLVVDEAYIDFTMEDSFKDCLAKHTNVIILRTLSKAFGLANLRIGFMIADERLIEKIDRFRSPFNVSGLSAAVATVVVNDSDYIDESINFHQTQRQKLETLLTPIGNVLPSRANFLYVETPDSEAWAARFLEKDVHVRAFADGIRVSAGTDEAYRLLQQTIEEVTSLENS from the coding sequence ATGAGACTAAACTATGAGACGATTCCCCGCTACGTCCCGCATGCGGTCAAAGGGCACGCGTTGAATCAAAATGAGAGCCAGTATGCGTTGCCAGAACGCTTGAAGACGGCGATCCGAGAGCTACCGCTCGATTTGAGCCATTACCCGGTCGACGAGTTGACGGCGCTGAAACAAAGCTATGCGGCGTATGCTGGTGTGAGCCCGCAACAACTTATGGTCGGCAGCGGAAGTGACGAATTGCTCGCGATTCTCTGTCAGGCCATCCTCGACGCCGAGGACGTCGTTGCCGCCCCGATTCCCGACTTTTCGATGTACGGCATTTACACGCACATCGCCCGCGGGAATTTTGTACAGCCAGATGCGGACGGATTATCAATTGGGTCATTGCTCGAGACGATCGAGGCGGAACGGCCGAAACTTGTGCTCGTGTCGAACCCGAACAATCCGACCGGGAAGATGTGGTCGCTCGATGAACTCGAGACGATTGCACGTCGAGTCCCGTACCTTGTCGTCGACGAGGCGTATATCGATTTCACGATGGAAGATTCGTTTAAAGACTGTCTGGCGAAGCATACGAACGTGATTATTCTCCGTACGCTATCGAAAGCGTTCGGACTCGCCAATCTGCGCATCGGCTTCATGATTGCCGACGAACGTTTGATCGAGAAGATTGACCGGTTCCGCTCGCCGTTCAATGTGAGCGGGCTGAGTGCGGCCGTGGCGACGGTTGTAGTGAACGACTCTGATTATATTGATGAGTCGATCAACTTCCATCAAACGCAGCGGCAAAAACTTGAGACGTTGCTCACCCCAATCGGGAACGTGCTGCCGAGCCGGGCCAATTTTCTATATGTCGAGACACCGGACAGCGAAGCCTGGGCCGCCCGCTTCCTTGAAAAAGATGTCCATGTTCGCGCGTTCGCAGACGGGATTCGCGTCAGTGCCGGTACGGACGAGGCGTACCGCTTGCTTCAACAAACGATAGAAGAGGTGACTTCACTTGAGAACAGCTGA
- the hisJ gene encoding histidinol-phosphatase HisJ — MIDFTRDGHLHTPFCPHGSSDSLEAYVNRALGLGIKTLTFTEHAPFPARFLDPTPDKDSAMSVESLPLYIEAIQKLKRSYPELDIRLGLEIDYLPGCESETLSFLEPYADILDEAILSQHFLLVDGELLPVDFSAESFDTLVRRVGSFEEVMRRYYTALAAGLAFPWERLKVDRIGHIDLPIKYQHNYTWDRSNVQAEQTRLLQTIATRGFGLDLNTAGLRKPDCGQAYAIDVATEAAALGIPFVLGSDAHVAIDLGAGFEFIQKKATFL, encoded by the coding sequence ATGATTGACTTTACCCGTGATGGTCACCTTCACACCCCATTTTGCCCGCATGGCTCGTCCGATTCGCTTGAAGCGTATGTAAATCGCGCGTTGGGCCTTGGAATTAAAACGCTCACGTTCACCGAACATGCCCCTTTTCCAGCTCGGTTCCTAGACCCGACGCCCGACAAAGACTCGGCCATGTCGGTCGAATCTTTACCGCTTTATATTGAAGCGATTCAAAAGCTGAAACGGTCGTATCCTGAGCTCGATATCCGGCTTGGCCTAGAGATTGACTACTTGCCAGGCTGTGAGTCCGAGACGTTGTCTTTCCTTGAGCCTTACGCCGACATATTAGATGAGGCGATCTTGTCCCAACACTTTCTACTCGTCGACGGTGAGCTCCTGCCTGTTGACTTCTCGGCCGAGTCATTTGATACGCTCGTGCGTCGCGTCGGGTCGTTCGAAGAGGTGATGCGACGCTACTACACGGCGCTCGCTGCCGGGCTCGCATTCCCTTGGGAGCGTCTGAAAGTGGACCGCATCGGACATATCGACTTACCAATCAAGTATCAACACAATTACACGTGGGACCGCTCGAACGTGCAGGCTGAACAGACGCGCTTGCTACAAACGATTGCCACGCGCGGTTTCGGTCTCGATTTGAATACGGCCGGGCTCCGCAAACCCGATTGCGGCCAAGCTTACGCCATTGACGTAGCGACTGAGGCGGCCGCACTCGGCATCCCATTCGTGCTCGGTTCAGACGCCCATGTCGCCATCGACCTCGGTGCTGGTTTCGAATTTATACAAAAAAAAGCCACGTTCCTATGA
- a CDS encoding 5-bromo-4-chloroindolyl phosphate hydrolysis family protein — translation MKTWMKWALTGAILYFAISVFDFSWLFIIVGALVLNEVWSNNKRRKRAPAPVAKRAKKKLLLDEDEPFVGSRILKPLEEAAPVRQFEATDDLELQFLQRTIEQGYEKLQQIDRVLPEIKDIEVRREMKAVSKEAHELFAELFENPQDAKHVRDLFTFYLDSLVSVVLKFKELEGKRVVIQEETREQLITNMRLIVDKFKQQRSRLLEDDAVDFERELIMMEKVLADQPEGRKKHDFIE, via the coding sequence ATGAAAACATGGATGAAATGGGCCCTGACCGGGGCGATCCTATATTTTGCCATAAGCGTTTTTGATTTCTCTTGGTTGTTTATCATCGTCGGGGCGCTCGTGTTAAACGAAGTGTGGTCGAACAATAAACGGCGGAAACGGGCACCCGCGCCCGTTGCCAAACGGGCCAAGAAGAAACTATTGCTCGATGAAGACGAACCGTTCGTCGGCTCGCGCATTCTGAAACCGCTCGAAGAAGCGGCGCCGGTTCGTCAATTCGAGGCGACCGATGACCTAGAGCTTCAATTTTTACAGCGGACGATTGAACAAGGGTATGAGAAGCTGCAACAAATCGACCGTGTCTTGCCAGAAATCAAAGACATCGAGGTCCGTCGTGAGATGAAGGCGGTCTCGAAGGAAGCACACGAACTGTTCGCCGAACTGTTCGAGAATCCACAAGACGCAAAACACGTCCGTGACTTGTTCACGTTTTATTTGGATTCACTTGTGTCGGTCGTGTTGAAATTTAAAGAACTAGAAGGAAAACGCGTCGTCATTCAAGAAGAGACACGTGAACAGTTGATTACCAATATGCGACTCATCGTCGACAAGTTCAAACAGCAACGCAGCCGTCTCTTAGAAGATGACGCGGTCGACTTTGAACGAGAGTTGATCATGATGGAAAAAGTATTGGCCGATCAACCAGAAGGGAGAAAAAAACATGACTTCATCGAATGA
- a CDS encoding sodium-dependent transporter, translating into MAQNSFASKIGFILAAAGSAIGLGAIWKFPYVTGTSGGGAFLLMFLAFTLLLGLPLLIGEFIVGRSTQKTALLAFKKLGHGRWTLVGYLGVIACFLLLSFYSVIGGWVLIYVGLGLSGTLNGRSPDEFGAVFGDVVSSPGIAVFGQFLFLLITLLIVLKGVEAGIERMSKILMPLLFVSFIVLVIRSLTLDGAMEGVRFFLQPDFSALTGKSVLFALGQAFFSLSLGVAAMLTYASYIKTKGTLNRSANMIVLLNIAVSLLAGLAIFPAVFASGLDPAEGPALLFVVLPAVFNQVPLGGFFMVLFFLLFTFASITSSIAMLEVVVAGVTDKLNEKKQKMSKRNVTLLSAAIVFAVGIPSALSFGVMSELQFFDGMTFFDVMDYVVSYVLMPIGALLTSIFVGYVVDQRILKEEIQTSDVGVKLYPVWRFLIRYVIPVTVAVVMVSTWITTLLET; encoded by the coding sequence ATGGCGCAAAACTCGTTCGCCTCAAAAATTGGATTCATCTTAGCGGCTGCAGGGTCAGCGATTGGTCTCGGTGCGATTTGGAAATTTCCATATGTCACCGGCACAAGTGGAGGCGGCGCCTTTTTGCTCATGTTTTTAGCGTTCACGCTCTTACTCGGTCTACCGTTGTTGATCGGTGAGTTCATCGTCGGACGCTCGACTCAAAAGACGGCATTGCTCGCATTTAAAAAGCTGGGCCACGGGCGATGGACGCTCGTCGGTTACCTTGGCGTCATCGCATGTTTCTTATTGCTCTCATTCTACAGTGTCATCGGCGGTTGGGTCTTGATTTATGTCGGGCTCGGATTGAGCGGGACATTGAACGGACGTTCGCCTGACGAGTTCGGCGCCGTCTTCGGAGATGTCGTCTCATCACCAGGCATCGCCGTGTTCGGGCAGTTCTTGTTCTTACTGATCACGCTCTTGATCGTCCTAAAAGGCGTCGAGGCAGGCATCGAGCGCATGAGTAAGATTTTAATGCCGCTCTTGTTCGTCAGTTTCATCGTGCTCGTCATCCGTTCGTTGACGCTCGACGGGGCGATGGAAGGAGTTCGCTTCTTCTTACAGCCTGACTTCTCGGCTTTGACCGGAAAGTCGGTCTTGTTCGCACTTGGTCAAGCATTCTTCTCGTTATCACTCGGGGTCGCGGCCATGTTGACGTACGCGTCGTACATTAAAACGAAAGGGACGCTGAATCGCTCGGCGAACATGATCGTACTCTTGAACATCGCCGTCTCGTTATTAGCGGGTCTCGCGATTTTCCCGGCCGTGTTCGCATCTGGACTCGACCCGGCTGAAGGCCCGGCGCTTCTCTTCGTCGTCTTGCCGGCCGTCTTCAATCAAGTTCCGCTCGGTGGGTTCTTCATGGTATTGTTCTTCCTCTTGTTCACGTTCGCCTCAATCACATCATCGATTGCGATGCTCGAAGTCGTCGTCGCTGGTGTGACGGATAAATTGAACGAGAAGAAGCAGAAGATGTCGAAACGGAACGTCACGCTCTTATCAGCGGCAATCGTCTTTGCGGTCGGAATTCCGTCGGCACTGTCGTTCGGTGTCATGAGCGAGTTACAATTCTTTGATGGAATGACGTTCTTCGATGTGATGGATTACGTCGTCAGCTACGTTTTGATGCCGATCGGCGCGCTTCTGACCTCCATTTTCGTCGGCTATGTCGTCGATCAACGCATCTTGAAAGAAGAGATTCAAACGTCGGATGTCGGTGTGAAACTGTATCCAGTGTGGCGATTCCTTATTCGCTACGTCATCCCGGTGACGGTCGCCGTCGTCATGGTGTCGACATGGATCACTACGTTGCTTGAAACGTAA
- a CDS encoding toxic anion resistance protein, which produces MTSSNETNWQSWPEEELTSQTKTKTETDAISDPSVDWSSMTEKHEVPAIQVNPDVPQEHRERITRIAESIDIKKTDSVMLFGSNVQRELSQFSDQILTEVRMKDGGDAGKLLSDLMQNVRKMDPDMLQPEKKSFMDNLPLIGRAKKKAENYKLQFEKMSVYLEEVIHNLDRAKFGLMKDITMLDQMYDKNKRYFEELNVYIAAGETKLDHVRSYEIAPLRQEVEMSKDQVKLQQLNDMIQLADRFEKKLHDLKLSRTISLQMAPQIRVIQQNNQILAEKIESAVVNTIPLWKNQVVLALSLTRQKTALRMQQDVTKTTNTLLEQNSKMLKDSSIEIATENEKGIVSVESLKVAHENLLSTLDETLRIQQEGRQKRREAERELDRMEHELKEKVIEIASKNKELPKETGY; this is translated from the coding sequence ATGACTTCATCGAATGAAACGAACTGGCAGTCATGGCCAGAAGAAGAGCTCACTTCACAGACGAAAACGAAGACGGAGACCGATGCGATTTCGGACCCGTCCGTGGACTGGTCATCTATGACAGAGAAACACGAGGTGCCGGCCATTCAAGTGAATCCTGATGTCCCGCAGGAACACCGGGAACGGATCACGCGCATCGCCGAGTCGATCGATATTAAAAAGACGGATTCGGTCATGTTGTTCGGTTCGAACGTGCAACGTGAACTATCGCAATTCTCGGACCAAATCTTGACCGAGGTCCGGATGAAAGATGGCGGCGATGCCGGGAAACTATTGTCCGACTTGATGCAGAACGTGCGTAAGATGGACCCGGACATGTTACAGCCCGAGAAGAAGAGTTTTATGGACAACTTGCCGCTTATCGGACGGGCGAAAAAGAAAGCCGAGAACTATAAACTCCAGTTTGAAAAGATGAGCGTCTATTTAGAAGAAGTCATCCATAATTTGGACCGGGCCAAATTCGGTCTGATGAAGGATATCACGATGCTCGATCAAATGTACGATAAGAACAAGCGTTATTTTGAAGAGCTCAACGTCTATATCGCCGCCGGTGAGACGAAACTTGACCACGTGCGCAGCTATGAGATCGCCCCGCTCCGTCAAGAAGTGGAGATGTCGAAAGACCAGGTCAAACTGCAACAGTTGAACGACATGATCCAACTCGCGGACCGATTCGAGAAAAAATTGCATGATTTGAAACTGAGCCGGACAATCAGTCTGCAAATGGCACCGCAAATCCGGGTCATCCAGCAAAACAACCAGATTCTAGCCGAGAAAATCGAGTCGGCGGTCGTCAATACGATTCCGCTCTGGAAAAACCAAGTCGTGCTCGCGCTCAGCTTGACACGACAAAAGACGGCGCTCCGCATGCAGCAAGACGTCACGAAGACGACGAACACGTTGCTTGAGCAGAACTCGAAGATGTTGAAAGATTCATCCATCGAGATCGCCACAGAGAACGAGAAAGGTATCGTCTCGGTCGAGTCGCTCAAAGTGGCGCACGAGAACTTGCTCTCGACGCTAGATGAGACGCTCCGGATTCAACAAGAAGGACGTCAAAAACGTCGTGAAGCCGAACGTGAACTCGATCGGATGGAGCACGAGTTGAAAGAAAAAGTCATCGAGATTGCTTCAAAAAACAAAGAGTTGCCGAAAGAGACTGGTTATTGA
- the hisD gene encoding histidinol dehydrogenase has product MSTETNRARRESWAEAVKPILEAVESNGDEALLAFTKKFDGVDKIETVDLTTFSPPEAYVELTEALTLAAERIRTFHERQRRQDDVYEDVMFRLGRRFMPLDSVGVYVPGGTAVYPSSVLMNIIPAKVAGVKRVVMVTPPKQDGIDLSLLIAAKIAGADECYLVGGAQAVAALAFGTETIKPVDKIVGPGNAYVATAKSLVSHIVGIDSVAGPSEVLIIADETANPKWVAADLLAQAEHDVEATALALVTSDELAERIEQELTRQLAELPRRDIAVEALKRGGVRVMSSEQAIEVANEMAAEHVQLAVADPETYMQAIRHGGSFFLGHEAAEAFGDYIAGPNHVLPTSGTARFSSGLSVDDFYRRQTFLQMTELDERVTRAAIRIAQQEQLDGHARAMAVRLEDV; this is encoded by the coding sequence ATGAGTACAGAAACGAACCGAGCCCGGCGGGAAAGCTGGGCGGAAGCGGTCAAGCCGATTCTCGAGGCCGTGGAGTCGAACGGGGACGAGGCGCTCCTCGCGTTCACGAAAAAATTTGACGGCGTCGACAAAATCGAAACGGTCGATCTGACGACATTCTCGCCACCTGAAGCATATGTTGAACTGACCGAGGCGTTGACGCTCGCGGCCGAACGCATTCGCACGTTTCATGAGCGCCAGCGACGTCAAGACGACGTATATGAAGACGTCATGTTCCGGCTCGGACGCCGCTTCATGCCGCTCGACTCGGTCGGCGTTTACGTGCCGGGCGGGACGGCCGTCTATCCGTCGAGCGTCTTGATGAACATCATTCCGGCGAAAGTGGCCGGCGTGAAACGTGTCGTCATGGTGACGCCGCCGAAACAAGACGGCATCGACTTATCACTGTTGATTGCGGCAAAAATCGCCGGGGCGGATGAATGTTATCTCGTCGGCGGGGCGCAAGCCGTGGCCGCATTGGCATTCGGCACTGAGACAATCAAGCCGGTCGATAAAATCGTCGGACCTGGTAACGCCTATGTCGCGACCGCGAAGTCGCTCGTCTCGCACATCGTCGGCATCGATTCGGTCGCTGGACCGTCCGAGGTGCTCATCATCGCCGATGAGACGGCCAACCCGAAATGGGTCGCCGCCGACTTGCTCGCCCAAGCCGAACATGATGTCGAAGCGACGGCACTCGCCCTCGTCACGTCAGACGAATTGGCCGAGCGAATCGAACAGGAATTGACACGCCAGTTGGCCGAGCTGCCACGCCGTGACATTGCGGTCGAGGCATTGAAGCGAGGTGGGGTACGCGTCATGTCGAGCGAACAGGCGATCGAAGTCGCCAACGAGATGGCAGCCGAGCATGTGCAACTTGCCGTTGCCGACCCGGAAACCTATATGCAAGCCATCCGTCACGGTGGTTCGTTCTTCCTCGGTCACGAAGCCGCGGAAGCGTTTGGCGATTACATCGCTGGACCGAACCACGTCTTGCCAACGAGCGGGACGGCCCGCTTCTCAAGCGGTCTCTCGGTCGATGATTTTTACCGGAGACAGACGTTCCTTCAGATGACGGAGCTCGATGAGCGTGTCACACGCGCCGCGATTCGCATCGCGCAACAAGAACAACTTGACGGCCACGCCCGGGCGATGGCGGTCCGATTGGAGGACGTATGA
- the hisH gene encoding imidazole glycerol phosphate synthase subunit HisH, translating to MKVAVIDYGMGNVFNVERALQAIGCYVTITNDPVVIEAADAILLPGVGAFPQAMQSLNETGLIPLLKRSAQEKPFIGICLGMQLLFESSTEGVPTEGLGLIAGRVERMRAKRLPHVGWNSILRDEDVYFVHSYHVVTDPTHVIASADYMGEDVPAIVQKGLVTGMQFHPEKSGAFGLSLLKEWKEAVEREITTGH from the coding sequence ATGAAGGTCGCGGTCATCGATTATGGAATGGGCAACGTGTTCAATGTCGAACGTGCGCTCCAAGCCATCGGCTGTTATGTCACCATCACGAACGATCCTGTCGTCATCGAGGCGGCGGATGCCATCTTGCTTCCGGGCGTCGGGGCGTTCCCGCAGGCGATGCAATCGTTGAACGAGACGGGACTGATTCCGCTATTGAAACGGTCGGCGCAGGAGAAGCCGTTCATTGGCATTTGCCTCGGCATGCAGCTCTTGTTCGAGTCGAGCACGGAAGGGGTGCCGACGGAAGGACTCGGTTTGATTGCAGGACGAGTCGAGCGGATGCGGGCGAAACGTCTGCCGCACGTCGGCTGGAACTCGATTTTGCGAGACGAGGACGTCTATTTCGTTCACTCGTATCACGTCGTGACCGATCCGACCCATGTGATCGCTTCTGCCGATTATATGGGGGAAGACGTGCCGGCTATCGTGCAAAAAGGGCTCGTCACGGGGATGCAGTTCCACCCGGAGAAGAGCGGCGCGTTTGGACTCAGCTTATTGAAAGAATGGAAGGAGGCGGTCGAACGTGAGATTACTACCGGCCATTGA
- a CDS encoding ATP phosphoribosyltransferase regulatory subunit, translating into MIWFNTKGSIPEGWHELQGEDVLRPKQWMLSFLERAESNGYSVIEPPLVEYYSHYQDLALFDESAYYRLFGNDGELLVMRPDYTLQIARKLADGHEPMRVAYAGAVYRRTPKHSGQPHERQQLGLEWIDGDAPDMELIASFLSMTERVLPQEGLRIQVGSAALVAAVADEAGIPERTLRQYLALRNLESLRDLADTYQYPLIAKLPFLIGDSALNELREVADPGLTAAIEEVEQAVEHLRSIGLNVSYDFGQTGDFDYYSGLTVTGSIDGRRVLSGGRYDSLYGHFGQSRRAFGLSLDLEQLGEVIL; encoded by the coding sequence ATGATTTGGTTCAATACTAAAGGATCCATCCCGGAAGGATGGCACGAATTGCAAGGGGAGGACGTCCTGCGTCCGAAGCAGTGGATGTTATCATTTTTAGAACGAGCCGAATCAAACGGCTACAGCGTGATCGAACCGCCGCTCGTAGAATATTATTCGCACTATCAAGACTTGGCCTTGTTCGATGAGTCGGCCTATTATCGTCTGTTCGGGAATGACGGGGAGTTGCTCGTCATGCGCCCAGACTATACGTTACAAATCGCTCGGAAACTCGCCGATGGTCATGAACCGATGCGCGTCGCCTATGCCGGGGCCGTGTATCGGCGTACCCCGAAGCATTCGGGACAACCACACGAGCGTCAACAGCTCGGCCTCGAATGGATTGACGGAGATGCTCCCGATATGGAGTTGATCGCGTCATTCCTCAGCATGACTGAGCGTGTGTTGCCGCAAGAAGGGCTTCGAATCCAAGTCGGTTCGGCTGCCTTGGTCGCCGCCGTGGCGGATGAGGCCGGCATCCCTGAGCGGACGCTCCGCCAATATTTGGCGCTCCGAAACTTGGAATCACTCCGTGACCTCGCGGATACGTATCAATACCCGTTAATCGCGAAGTTACCGTTCTTAATCGGTGACTCGGCACTAAATGAGTTGCGTGAAGTCGCCGATCCAGGTTTGACGGCTGCAATCGAGGAAGTAGAGCAGGCGGTCGAACATTTACGTTCCATCGGTTTGAACGTATCGTATGACTTCGGTCAGACCGGGGATTTTGATTACTATTCAGGTTTGACGGTGACAGGCAGCATCGACGGGCGACGCGTCCTCTCAGGCGGTCGTTATGATTCACTATATGGACATTTCGGCCAATCGCGCCGGGCGTTCGGATTGTCGCTCGATTTAGAACAGTTAGGTGAGGTGATTTTATGA